Proteins encoded within one genomic window of Prosthecobacter fusiformis:
- a CDS encoding site-specific tyrosine recombinase: MTDAIDSFILYLATERGLSTNYQLLVRRVLEALASWLKEDRQVETPAGVTTQHLGDYLARRKKDGIAASSARVELVAVKIFFRWLAARGKRVGDPAEPILPPRLEKHLPGTLNEGDARTLVESITGNDPLDRRDRAILELFYASGLRLSELISARLENLSLEEGWIRVTGKGAKTRLCPVGGAAKESIEAYLQHARPLLVKKKTQSHLFLSQLGGSLTRERVWQIVKKRAQQAGLGDHIHPHLLRHSFATHLLNNGADLRVIQEMLGHADIATTQIYTHVDQKRLKQVHRQFHPRA; the protein is encoded by the coding sequence ATGACCGATGCCATAGACAGCTTCATTCTCTACCTCGCCACGGAGCGCGGGCTGTCCACGAACTATCAGCTCCTGGTGCGCCGGGTGCTGGAGGCGCTGGCTTCGTGGCTGAAAGAAGATCGCCAAGTGGAAACACCCGCAGGGGTGACCACGCAGCATCTGGGGGATTACCTGGCCCGACGGAAGAAGGACGGCATCGCCGCCTCCAGCGCCCGGGTGGAGTTGGTAGCTGTGAAGATTTTCTTTCGCTGGCTGGCTGCGCGGGGCAAACGAGTCGGTGACCCGGCAGAACCCATCCTGCCACCCCGCCTGGAAAAGCACCTGCCCGGCACCCTGAATGAGGGAGATGCGCGCACGTTAGTAGAATCCATCACGGGAAACGATCCCCTGGACCGACGGGACCGCGCCATCCTGGAGCTTTTTTACGCCAGCGGCCTGCGCCTTTCCGAACTCATCAGCGCCCGCCTGGAAAATCTGAGCCTGGAGGAAGGCTGGATCCGCGTCACTGGAAAGGGAGCCAAAACCCGCCTGTGCCCCGTCGGCGGCGCGGCCAAGGAGTCTATTGAGGCCTATCTCCAGCATGCACGCCCGCTTTTGGTGAAGAAAAAGACCCAGAGCCACCTTTTTCTCTCCCAGCTCGGCGGCTCGCTGACCCGAGAACGGGTATGGCAGATCGTCAAAAAACGTGCTCAGCAGGCTGGCCTGGGCGACCACATCCACCCGCACCTGCTGCGCCACTCCTTTGCCACCCACCTGCTGAACAACGGGGCAGACCTGCGCGTCATCCAGGAAATGTTGGGCCATGCCGACATCGCCACCACCCAGATCTACACCCATGTGGACCAAAAAAGGCTAAAACAGGTGCACCGGCAGTTCCATCCCAGAGCCTGA
- the epsC gene encoding serine O-acetyltransferase EpsC, translated as MTSYHEIGGINHVDCGALPSKGAIATLCEDLLHILFPGFYSEHAVSFQDLELMTHELVASIRERLRTEMRRSLRLRDQGGNHHEEAMQLVCDFMVRLPEVRRLLQTDVQAAYEGDPAARSYEEIILAYPGLEAIAIQRTAHQLYSMGVPLIPRMMTEWAHGRTGIDIHPGAQIGSHFFIDHGTGVVIGETCSIGTRVKLYQGVGLVARSLAQGQALAGKKRHPTIEDNVTIYAGATIVGGDTIVGARSTIGANVFLMESVGQDMIYALGDQEHRIRDRKNTPVTKSPKTPESDRA; from the coding sequence ATGACCTCGTATCACGAGATCGGCGGGATCAACCATGTGGACTGCGGGGCTTTGCCGTCCAAAGGAGCTATTGCCACTTTGTGCGAAGACCTGCTGCACATTTTGTTTCCAGGCTTTTACTCAGAGCATGCTGTGTCCTTCCAGGATCTGGAGCTGATGACGCATGAACTGGTAGCCAGCATCCGCGAGCGGCTGCGCACGGAGATGCGCCGCAGTCTGCGCCTGCGGGACCAGGGCGGCAATCACCATGAGGAAGCCATGCAACTGGTCTGCGATTTCATGGTACGCCTGCCGGAGGTGCGCCGCCTGCTGCAAACGGATGTGCAGGCAGCCTATGAGGGCGATCCGGCCGCGCGCAGCTATGAGGAGATCATCCTGGCCTATCCCGGACTGGAGGCCATCGCCATCCAGCGCACGGCGCATCAGCTTTACAGCATGGGCGTGCCGCTGATCCCGCGCATGATGACGGAGTGGGCCCATGGCCGCACGGGCATTGACATCCATCCCGGGGCACAGATCGGCAGCCACTTTTTCATCGATCACGGCACGGGTGTGGTGATTGGGGAGACGTGCAGCATCGGCACACGTGTGAAACTTTACCAGGGTGTGGGTCTGGTGGCCCGTTCCCTGGCTCAGGGGCAGGCCCTGGCTGGCAAGAAACGGCACCCCACCATTGAGGACAATGTGACCATCTATGCCGGGGCCACCATCGTGGGCGGGGATACCATTGTGGGAGCGCGCAGCACCATTGGTGCAAACGTCTTCCTCATGGAAAGCGTAGGACAGGACATGATCTACGCCCTCGGCGACCAGGAGCACCGCATCCGCGATCGCAAAAACACCCCGGTCACCAAAAGCCCCAAAACCCCGGAATCCGACAGGGCCTGA
- a CDS encoding Rpn family recombination-promoting nuclease/putative transposase, translating to MSSVQDSDIIHHPNDGYFKAVFSSPAHSADFFQRHLPAPAAAVIDWTSLENVSATYVSDDIQVSHSDLVFSARTGDREVLLYLIFEHQTTVDRAMPLRLLHYSLRLLTKHHKESGLPLPVVIPFVLHQGPDTWNVSTCLEDLFDLPEPLQAAFQPFLPRFQHGLLDLSLYDPASEEQQSAQRVVLQLMKMARQKRVLEFFDWLARETTLRLTDALLHTSLMYALSTDTTLDLQQLIRKLSTNPRMQKQAMSFPERLLLQGREEGREEGREEGYSLGVLKTCLRLATRKWGAVPKLLEARIGALDYTQLERLSEDLLDLGTLNDLTDWLDKAGA from the coding sequence ATGTCTTCCGTGCAGGATTCTGACATCATCCATCATCCGAATGACGGCTATTTCAAAGCGGTCTTCTCATCCCCGGCCCACTCCGCTGATTTTTTCCAGCGCCATCTTCCCGCCCCTGCGGCAGCCGTTATTGACTGGACCTCCCTCGAAAATGTCTCTGCCACTTATGTCAGTGATGACATCCAGGTCTCCCATTCAGATTTAGTTTTTTCCGCCCGGACCGGTGACCGCGAGGTGCTTTTATACCTGATCTTTGAGCACCAGACCACCGTGGACCGCGCCATGCCTCTGCGCCTGCTTCATTACAGCCTGCGCCTGCTGACGAAGCATCATAAAGAAAGCGGGCTGCCACTGCCAGTCGTGATTCCTTTTGTGCTCCACCAGGGGCCGGATACCTGGAATGTCTCCACTTGTCTGGAGGATCTTTTTGACCTGCCTGAACCGTTGCAAGCTGCTTTTCAACCCTTCCTGCCGCGCTTTCAGCATGGGCTGCTGGATCTTAGTTTGTATGATCCTGCCTCCGAGGAGCAGCAAAGCGCCCAGCGCGTGGTCCTCCAGCTCATGAAAATGGCCCGGCAAAAACGGGTCCTCGAATTCTTTGACTGGCTGGCCCGGGAAACCACCTTGAGACTCACCGATGCACTGCTGCACACCAGCCTGATGTATGCACTGAGCACCGACACGACTCTTGACCTTCAGCAGCTTATCCGTAAACTATCCACCAATCCGCGTATGCAAAAGCAAGCCATGTCATTCCCCGAGCGGCTACTTCTCCAGGGCCGGGAAGAGGGTCGCGAGGAAGGGCGTGAAGAGGGTTACAGCCTCGGGGTTCTGAAAACTTGTCTGCGATTAGCCACGCGCAAATGGGGTGCCGTGCCGAAACTGCTGGAGGCTCGCATTGGGGCCTTGGATTACACGCAGCTGGAGCGGCTCTCCGAAGATTTGCTGGACCTGGGGACGCTGAATGACCTGACGGACTGGCTGGACAAGGCGGGGGCTTAG